One genomic segment of Fundulus heteroclitus isolate FHET01 chromosome 10, MU-UCD_Fhet_4.1, whole genome shotgun sequence includes these proteins:
- the LOC118564375 gene encoding microfibril-associated glycoprotein 4-like, which translates to MMKLLVLLLLAPGMSLCSPLVLPLDCSDVHSRNPSRPSGVSTIYPIGATSAVQVYCDMDSLEGAWTVFQRRMDGSVNFYRPWDQYKTGFGNAAGEYWLGLENLFHLTQRKNYELLVDMEDFEGNKVHARYSTFSVDSESDGYKLHVSGFSDGGAGDSLTYHSEQKFTTFDLPEGNCARSVQGAFWYKTCHYANPNGAYLWGAHSIFRAVGVEWFHWKGYEYSLKAISMKIRPVQ; encoded by the exons ATGATGAAG ctgctggttctcctcctcctggctcCCGGGATGAGCCTCTGCTCGCCTCTCGTCCTTCCTCTGGACTGCAGCGACGTTCACAGCAGAAATCCCAGCCGACCCAGCGGAGTTTCCACCATCTATCCGATCGGAGCCACGTCTGCTGTCCAG gtgtaCTGTGACATGGACTCTCTGGAAGGAGCGTGGACT GTGTTCCAGAGAAGGATGGATGGCTCAGTTAACTTCTATCGGCCCTGGGATCAGTACAAGACGGGCTTTGGGAACGCCGCTGGAGAGTACTGGCTCG GTCTGGAGAATCTCTTCCAcctcactcagaggaaaaaCTATGAGCTGCTGGTCGACATGGAGGACTTTGAAGGAAACAAGGTGCACGCACGTTACTCCACGTTCTCCGTCGATTCCGAATCGGACGGCTACAAGCTGCATGTGTCGGGGTTCAGTGATGGAGGCGCAG GAGACTCTCTGACGTATCACAGCGAACAGAAATTCACCACGTTCGACCTTCCTGAGGGAAACTGTGCCAGGTCGGTCCAAGGAGCCTTCTGGTACAAAACGTGTCACTACGCCAACCCTAACGGTGCTTACCTGTGGGGCGCCCACAGCATTTTCCGAGCCGTGGGCGTAGAGTGGTTTCACTGGAAGGGCTACGAGTATTCCCTGAAGGCCATCAGCATGAAGATCCGCCCTGTTCAGTAA